Sequence from the Acidimicrobiales bacterium genome:
GACCAACGACTCGGCCGCCCGCCGCCGGACGTCGGGGGTGAGCTGGAGACCGACCTCCTCGGACTGCACGACCAGGCCGTCGACGAAGTCCATCACGTAGAACGGGGCATCGTTCACGTCGGGATCGGTGCACAGGCCGACGACGGGGGCGACCGGCACCGGGGTCGGTGCCAGGGCCGAGATGATGCGGTGTTCGCGCTCCATGTCGTGGGCGGTCGCCAGCACCTGGCCCGTGGGGGGCCGGCGCAGCACCCAGCGGTGGCCGGCGGTGTCGGTGACCTCGTAGGTGAGGTTGGAGTGCCCGCCGGCGATGAGGGAGAAGGCGAGCGGTGGCGCGGCGCCCGCGACGTTGGACTCGAACCAGGCGGTGACCCGTTCGGGGTCGATGCCGGCGAGATCGGGGGAGGAGCGGTCGGTCACGGGTTCGAGACTATCGGCGGCCCCCTATCCTGACCCTCATGAGCATCGATGTCACCGACGCCACGTTCCAGACCGAGGTCATCGACCGATCGGAGACCACCCCGGTCGTGGTCGACCTGTGGGCGCCCTGGTGCGGTCCGTGCAAGACCCTGGGACCCATCCTCGAGTCCGTGGTCGCCGACACCGGGGGCAACGTGGTGCTGGCCAAGGTCAACGTGGACGAGAACCCCCAGACCTCGGCCGCGTTCCGGGTTCAGGGCATCCCCGCCGTGTTCGCAGTGAAGGACCGCAACGTCGTCGACGGGTTCGTCGGCGCCCAGGGCGAAGCCAAGGTGCGCGAGTTCGTCGACAAGCTGGTGCCGTCCGAGCAGGAGACCGAGCTCGAGGGCCTCGTTGCTGCCGGCGACGAGGCGTCGCTGCGCTCGGCGCTCGAGATCGATCCCGGTCATCCTCCTGCGGTGGTCGCCCTCGCCGAGCTGATGGTCGACAAGGGCGAGACCGACGAGGCGCTCGAGCTGCTCGGGCGCATTCCCGAATCCGCCGAGACCCGTCGGGTGGCGGCCCTGGCCCGCACCCAGGGCGCGGTGGGCGACGACATCGAGCGCCAGCTCGACGAGCTGCTCGACCGGGTCAAGGGTGACGACGAGGCTCGCCAGCAGTTCCTCGACCTGCTCGAGCTGCTCGGCCCCGACCACCCGAAGACGGCCAGCTACCGCAAGGCGCTCACCGCCCGCCTCTTCTGAGCCACCAGGCCCTTCCCCCGACCGGTACGCGGCGGTAGTCTCGGTCCGAACCTTCCCCCTCGTGCGCACCCCGAACGGGGAGGGTTCCCGTGTCGCCGCCAACACCGTTTCCCTCGCAGGAGGCCGACGAGCCGCTGTGGGAGGGTGACCCGCGGTCGAGCTCGGTCGGGTCGTCGGTCCTCGCGGGCCTCGTCGACCGTCTGAACGACCTGGCCGACCGACTCGGCACGTCGACGACCGCCCTCCTCGTCGGGACCGTGGTCACCGCCGTCGGGGCCGCGGTGGCAGTCGTCGCCGTCACCGCCGGCGGGTCCTCGCCGCCGGAGCTGTCCATCCCGTACGCGGCCTCGACCACGACCGCCTCCAGCGACGAGACCGGTGCCGCGTCGGGAACAGACCCATCCGATGAGCCCGCCCAGGTGATGGTCCACGCCGCGGGCGCGGTGAGCCATCCCGGCGTCTATGCCATGGGGGACGACGCGCGGGTCGGCGATCTGCTGGCTGCTGCGGGCGGACCGGTGGCGGGCGCCGACCTCGACCGGGTGAACCTGGCGGCGCCGCTGTCGGACGGCACGCGGGTGTATGTGCCCGAGGTGGGCGAGGACCGGCCGCCGACGGTGCTGGCCGGCAGGGAGGCACCCGGCGCCGACCCCGAGGGTGCCGGCACCGACCCCGGGGCCCTGATCGATGTGAACCGGGCGACCGCAACCGAGCTCGAGCGCCTGCCGGGCATCGGGCCGGCGACCGCAGCGTCGATCATCGATCACCGCGAGCGTCACGGCCCCTTCGCACGGGTCGACGATCTGTTGTCGGTGCGTGGCATCGGCGATGCCAAGCTCGCCGCGCTGCGCGACCTCGTCCATGTGTGATGCCGAGGCGATGGTGCGGGCTGTCCCCGCTCACCTGGATGGCGGCGGCGGCCTGGCTGGGCGCGCTCGTGGCCGTACCGGTCCCGTTGGCCGTTGGCCCGGTGGTCGCCGCCGCCGGATGGCACACCAGACGGACCGCGGTGGTGGGTGTCGGGCTGCTGTTGCTCACTTCGGCGCTCGCGGCACGGACCCACCAGGCGCTCGACCCGGCCGACCACGAACGGTTCCACGGCGTGGTCACCGTGGTCGGCGACCCTCAGTCCTTCGGGCCGTCGCTACGGGTGGATCTCCGTGTCGGCGACCGACGCTTCGAGGCATGGGCGCGTGGCACTTCGGCGGCAGACCTGGCCGACCGCCTCACCGGCGAGCAGGTCGAGGTCGCCGGGCGCCTCGGTCCACCACCACCGGACGCGCCGTGGTTGGCCCGGCGCCACGTCGTGGGCCGCATGACCGTCACCGAGGTGGGCCAGTGGCGTCCGGGCGACCCCGCCAGCCGGGCGGCCAACGGGCTACGGCGGACGCTGGTCGCGGGCGCGCGGACCATGGACCGCGACACCCGGTCGCTCTATGTGGGTCTGCTGTTGGGCGACCAGCGGGACCAGTCGCCCGAGGTGGCCGACGCGTTCATCGGCTCGGGCCTGACGCACCTGCTGGCGGTGTCGGGACAGAACGTGGCCTTCGTCCTGGCGCTGGCCGGGCCGCTGCTGGTCCGCATGCGGTTGGGCAGCCGGCTGGTGGCCACCCTGGCCGTGCTGGGGTTCTTCGCCCTCGTCACCCGCTTCGAACCGTCGGTGCTGCGGGCCACCACCATGGCCGGGTTCGCGGCGATGGCGGTCACCTTCGGCAACGAGGCCGACAGTCGCGACATCCTGGCGCTCGCGGTCGTCGCCTTGTTGCTCGTCGATCCGCTGATCGCCACC
This genomic interval carries:
- a CDS encoding tetratricopeptide repeat protein; the encoded protein is MSIDVTDATFQTEVIDRSETTPVVVDLWAPWCGPCKTLGPILESVVADTGGNVVLAKVNVDENPQTSAAFRVQGIPAVFAVKDRNVVDGFVGAQGEAKVREFVDKLVPSEQETELEGLVAAGDEASLRSALEIDPGHPPAVVALAELMVDKGETDEALELLGRIPESAETRRVAALARTQGAVGDDIERQLDELLDRVKGDDEARQQFLDLLELLGPDHPKTASYRKALTARLF
- a CDS encoding helix-hairpin-helix domain-containing protein, whose product is MSPPTPFPSQEADEPLWEGDPRSSSVGSSVLAGLVDRLNDLADRLGTSTTALLVGTVVTAVGAAVAVVAVTAGGSSPPELSIPYAASTTTASSDETGAASGTDPSDEPAQVMVHAAGAVSHPGVYAMGDDARVGDLLAAAGGPVAGADLDRVNLAAPLSDGTRVYVPEVGEDRPPTVLAGREAPGADPEGAGTDPGALIDVNRATATELERLPGIGPATAASIIDHRERHGPFARVDDLLSVRGIGDAKLAALRDLVHV
- a CDS encoding ComEC/Rec2 family competence protein gives rise to the protein MPRRWCGLSPLTWMAAAAWLGALVAVPVPLAVGPVVAAAGWHTRRTAVVGVGLLLLTSALAARTHQALDPADHERFHGVVTVVGDPQSFGPSLRVDLRVGDRRFEAWARGTSAADLADRLTGEQVEVAGRLGPPPPDAPWLARRHVVGRMTVTEVGQWRPGDPASRAANGLRRTLVAGARTMDRDTRSLYVGLLLGDQRDQSPEVADAFIGSGLTHLLAVSGQNVAFVLALAGPLLVRMRLGSRLVATLAVLGFFALVTRFEPSVLRATTMAGFAAMAVTFGNEADSRDILALAVVALLLVDPLIATQLAFQLSVAATTGILVWSRRIADALPGPGPLANAIGITVAAQLAVAPLLIPTFGGMPVAALVANVLAAPVTGPVVVWGLPAGIVAGVFGGTVAELAHLPTSVLVGWIGGVAERCAVLPLGEVRTPHLVLATLGAVLVWIGRRWSRRVPATVGVVVILAVVLHPAVVLRGGPDPVTELADGSRLYASGGATVLELDSGARPDVVLEALRRTGVGRVDVVVARHGGRDVAETVAVLRTRAEPRLVLAPPGHRVPGGSVAVAGSTIAVGDLEIRVEEVGERAVDVEVIPSEA